In one window of Nesterenkonia sandarakina DNA:
- a CDS encoding ABC transporter permease, whose product MSETTATGSPAGTSAEEELPSRDLSPVQDKPKRTVAGSNLSLGHSLGLILALTALIALGVITGGDRFLSVANLMVILQQAAVIGVISVGVTFVITSGGIDLSVGSVMGLATIWATTLGTQAMATDIHWFIMFFTALAVGAAAGLLNGVIIAYGRVVPFIATLAMLVAARGFAELISGRQTQIVTVQGFTSTFRGDLLGIPIIVWMFLIVAAAGWFLLNRTTFGRRTIAVGGNPEAARLAGIKVKRHLVMIYTLAGLCAGIGAVMMISRTTSGSSTHGYLYELDAIAAVVVGGTLLAGGRGTIFGTVLGVMVFAVLRNVFVQNNLDSSVQAVVTGAIIVGAVLLQQRFSSHSRT is encoded by the coding sequence ATGAGTGAGACAACAGCAACAGGCTCCCCCGCCGGAACCTCTGCCGAGGAGGAGCTTCCGAGCCGAGACCTCAGCCCAGTGCAGGACAAGCCCAAGAGGACGGTCGCGGGGTCGAACCTCAGCCTGGGGCACAGCCTCGGACTGATCCTCGCCCTGACGGCCCTGATCGCCTTGGGCGTGATCACCGGCGGTGACCGCTTCCTCAGCGTCGCGAACCTGATGGTGATCCTGCAGCAGGCGGCCGTGATCGGGGTGATCAGCGTCGGTGTGACCTTCGTGATCACCTCCGGCGGAATCGACCTCTCGGTGGGATCCGTGATGGGACTCGCCACCATCTGGGCCACGACTCTGGGCACTCAGGCGATGGCCACCGACATCCACTGGTTCATCATGTTCTTCACCGCTCTGGCGGTGGGTGCCGCGGCGGGTCTGCTCAACGGGGTGATCATCGCCTACGGCAGAGTGGTCCCGTTCATCGCGACGCTTGCGATGCTGGTCGCCGCGCGCGGCTTCGCCGAGCTGATCTCCGGGCGGCAGACCCAGATCGTGACCGTCCAAGGCTTCACCAGCACCTTCCGCGGTGACCTGCTGGGCATCCCGATCATCGTCTGGATGTTCCTGATCGTCGCCGCCGCCGGCTGGTTCCTGCTGAACCGGACCACCTTCGGACGACGCACCATCGCGGTGGGCGGCAATCCCGAGGCCGCCCGACTGGCAGGCATCAAGGTCAAGCGCCACCTGGTGATGATCTACACGCTCGCCGGACTCTGCGCCGGCATCGGCGCGGTCATGATGATCAGCCGGACCACCTCAGGCTCTTCGACCCACGGCTACCTCTACGAGCTCGACGCGATCGCCGCCGTCGTTGTCGGTGGCACCCTGCTCGCCGGTGGCCGGGGCACCATCTTCGGCACCGTCCTGGGCGTCATGGTCTTCGCGGTGCTGCGCAACGTCTTCGTCCAGAACAACCTCGACTCTTCGGTCCAGGCAGTCGTCACCGGCGCCATCATCGTCGGCGCCGTGCTGCTGCAGCAGCGCTTCTCCAGCCACAGCCGAACGTGA
- a CDS encoding sugar ABC transporter ATP-binding protein: MVTQNAGSELLRMRGISKHFPGAKALDGVDLDIRPGEVHCLLGQNGAGKSTLIKVLSGAHQPTGGEISWKGEPVSIDSTMAALRLGIATMYQELDVVDGLSVAENVFLGHELSTGGVLRRSTSLEHTRDLLRRLGHPEIPAQREVGRLSAAGKQIVSMARALSHDAQLIIMDEPSAVLDPEEVENLFRVVHTLRDQGVAVVYISHRLEEIRRIGDRITVLKDGRTVATSLEVSDTPTRELIALMTGHEVISDFGGAAIGPTSDQPLLEVEGLSLLGVFEPVSFDVRPGEVVGLAGLVGAGRSEILETIYGARRATTGEVRVKGRRLRRGSVPDAVQHGVGLAPEERKSQGLLLDEPIYRNITLSTFARFGRSGLLNERAERSAARAQAQALHLSPADVQRSIRTLSGGNQQKAMLARWLVHGCEVLLLDEPTRGVDVGARAEIYGLVRELSRQGTAVLMVSSEIEEVLGLADRVLVVADGRVVHTGSTKDINEHQVLDLVMEGAHG; encoded by the coding sequence ATGGTCACACAAAATGCTGGGTCGGAGCTCCTGCGCATGCGGGGCATCAGCAAGCACTTCCCCGGTGCCAAGGCCCTCGACGGCGTGGACCTGGACATCCGCCCCGGCGAGGTGCACTGCCTGCTGGGCCAGAACGGTGCCGGGAAGTCCACGCTGATCAAGGTGCTCTCCGGGGCCCACCAGCCCACCGGGGGTGAGATCTCCTGGAAGGGCGAGCCGGTCAGCATCGACAGCACCATGGCGGCCCTGCGGCTGGGCATCGCCACGATGTATCAGGAGCTCGACGTCGTCGACGGGCTCAGCGTCGCCGAGAACGTGTTCCTCGGCCACGAGCTCAGCACCGGAGGCGTGCTGCGTCGATCCACCAGCCTGGAGCACACCCGTGATCTGCTCCGACGCCTGGGCCATCCGGAGATCCCCGCTCAGCGTGAGGTCGGACGGCTCTCCGCAGCCGGGAAACAGATCGTCTCAATGGCGCGGGCCCTCTCCCACGACGCCCAGCTGATCATCATGGACGAACCCTCCGCGGTCCTGGACCCGGAAGAGGTGGAGAACCTGTTCCGCGTGGTGCACACGCTGCGAGACCAGGGGGTTGCGGTGGTCTACATCTCACACCGCCTCGAAGAGATCCGGCGCATCGGTGATCGGATCACGGTGCTCAAGGATGGGCGCACCGTGGCCACCAGCCTCGAGGTCAGCGACACCCCGACCAGAGAACTCATCGCGCTGATGACCGGACACGAGGTCATCTCTGACTTCGGCGGTGCTGCGATCGGGCCCACAAGCGATCAGCCGCTGCTCGAAGTCGAGGGACTCAGCCTCCTGGGCGTCTTCGAACCGGTCTCCTTCGATGTCCGCCCGGGCGAGGTGGTCGGACTGGCGGGCCTGGTGGGTGCAGGCCGTTCAGAGATCCTGGAGACCATCTACGGGGCTCGCCGCGCCACCACCGGAGAGGTCCGGGTGAAAGGCAGGCGCCTGCGCCGCGGGTCCGTGCCGGACGCGGTGCAGCACGGGGTGGGCCTGGCCCCGGAGGAGCGCAAGAGCCAGGGACTGCTGCTGGATGAACCGATCTATCGCAACATCACCCTCTCCACCTTCGCCCGCTTCGGCAGATCCGGACTGCTCAACGAGCGTGCCGAACGCAGCGCGGCCCGCGCGCAGGCCCAGGCGCTGCACCTCTCCCCTGCCGATGTGCAGCGCAGCATCCGCACACTCTCCGGAGGCAACCAGCAGAAGGCGATGCTCGCCCGCTGGCTGGTCCACGGGTGCGAGGTGCTGCTGCTGGATGAGCCCACTCGCGGCGTCGACGTCGGCGCCCGGGCTGAGATCTATGGTCTGGTCCGCGAACTGAGCCGGCAGGGCACGGCGGTGCTGATGGTCTCCAGCGAGATCGAAGAGGTCCTGGGGCTCGCCGATCGAGTCCTGGTCGTCGCCGACGGCCGCGTGGTCCACACCGGATCCACCAAGGACATCAACGAACACCAGGTGCTTGATCTTGTGATGGAAGGAGCTCACGGATGA
- a CDS encoding ROK family protein — MAYVSVIDEQNAVASAPSGNTLPNSAGALFQLFRDGTPRTRSDLTAMTGFARSTISARVEELLNAALIRPAGENSSTGGRPPSTFTVNPLARSVLAVDLGGTHARIAVTDLATRVLSERQQELDITQGPVAVLDAVGRIGLELLQEAGRSPEDLLGVGVGVPGPVEFATGRPMSPPIMPGWDHFDIPGHLRRWFPGPILVDNDVNAMALGEHAVAYPQVANMMFVKVATGIGSGIISDGRLQHGAQGAAGDLGHIATPDGDATPCTCGNSGCLEAVASGPAIAAQLRERGFDVPNHAAMLELVRSGDLEALRTVRQAGRQVGSVLAGCVNLLNPSVIVIGGVVSTAGEHFLAGIREAVYSRSLPLATQHLRIVASQTTARAGVLGASALVTGHGLSVENVNRLIG, encoded by the coding sequence ATGGCCTACGTCTCCGTGATCGATGAGCAGAACGCAGTGGCCTCCGCGCCGTCTGGGAACACCCTGCCCAACAGCGCGGGCGCACTGTTCCAGCTGTTTCGGGACGGCACGCCGCGGACCCGGTCTGACCTGACCGCTATGACAGGATTTGCGCGCTCCACGATCTCCGCCAGGGTGGAAGAGTTGCTGAATGCCGCGCTCATCCGGCCGGCGGGTGAGAACTCCTCCACCGGCGGTCGTCCCCCGAGCACCTTCACCGTCAACCCCCTGGCCCGCTCCGTGCTGGCGGTGGATCTGGGGGGCACCCACGCCCGCATCGCCGTGACCGATCTGGCCACCAGGGTGCTCAGCGAGCGGCAGCAGGAGCTCGACATCACCCAGGGCCCGGTGGCTGTGCTCGACGCGGTGGGGAGAATCGGCCTGGAGCTGCTTCAGGAGGCCGGCCGCAGCCCGGAGGACCTGCTGGGCGTCGGGGTGGGTGTGCCCGGACCGGTGGAGTTCGCTACCGGCCGGCCGATGAGCCCGCCGATCATGCCCGGATGGGATCATTTCGACATCCCCGGACATCTGCGCCGCTGGTTCCCCGGGCCGATCCTGGTGGACAACGACGTCAACGCGATGGCCCTGGGAGAGCACGCCGTGGCCTATCCGCAGGTGGCCAACATGATGTTCGTGAAAGTGGCCACGGGGATCGGCTCCGGGATCATCAGCGACGGTCGACTCCAGCACGGCGCGCAGGGGGCGGCCGGGGATCTCGGGCATATCGCCACCCCGGACGGGGATGCGACGCCCTGCACCTGTGGGAATTCGGGCTGTCTGGAGGCGGTGGCCTCCGGGCCGGCGATTGCGGCCCAGCTGCGGGAACGTGGCTTTGACGTGCCGAACCATGCCGCGATGTTGGAGCTGGTGCGCTCCGGGGATCTGGAGGCCCTGCGCACCGTGCGCCAGGCCGGACGGCAAGTCGGATCGGTGCTGGCCGGCTGCGTGAACCTGCTCAATCCCTCGGTCATCGTGATCGGCGGGGTGGTCTCCACCGCCGGGGAGCATTTCCTGGCCGGCATCCGCGAAGCCGTCTACTCCCGATCGCTGCCCCTGGCCACCCAGCATCTGCGCATCGTGGCCAGCCAGACCACCGCGCGCGCCGGAGTGCTCGGCGCCTCAGCGCTGGTGACTGGTCACGGGCTCTCGGTCGAGAACGTTAACCGCCTGATCGGCTGA
- a CDS encoding Na+/H+ antiporter subunit E, translating to MNRFVVAGVLRALLLGLLWWALSGGGADYVIYGVISVALATALSLVLLPPSSARSPREWPRRWGAIVVLLGWFLGQSVIGGLDVARRALSRPIDVEPCVVVAPFELEPGQARQLALALMNLMPGSMVQQVIDAEGEPADHTAEGPVSTPVAVQLHTLSAQLDPASQWARLQRRVGAAFGL from the coding sequence ATGAACCGTTTCGTGGTGGCCGGGGTGCTGCGTGCGCTGCTTCTCGGGCTGCTCTGGTGGGCGCTCTCCGGAGGGGGCGCGGACTACGTGATCTACGGGGTGATTTCTGTGGCGCTGGCCACGGCGCTGAGCCTGGTGCTGCTCCCGCCCTCCTCAGCGCGCTCTCCGCGAGAGTGGCCGCGTCGCTGGGGTGCCATCGTGGTGCTGCTCGGCTGGTTCCTGGGACAGTCGGTGATCGGCGGGCTCGACGTGGCGCGCCGGGCGCTCTCCCGCCCCATCGACGTCGAGCCCTGTGTGGTGGTGGCGCCCTTCGAGCTGGAACCTGGTCAGGCCCGGCAGCTCGCACTGGCGCTGATGAACCTGATGCCCGGATCCATGGTGCAGCAGGTGATCGACGCCGAGGGTGAACCGGCGGACCACACCGCGGAGGGACCGGTCAGCACGCCGGTGGCGGTGCAGCTGCATACACTCTCCGCGCAGCTGGATCCGGCAAGCCAGTGGGCGCGGCTGCAGCGCCGGGTCGGCGCCGCCTTCGGGCTGTAA